One Chlamydiales bacterium STE3 genomic window carries:
- a CDS encoding tRNA (Cmo5U34)-methyltransferase (Product derived from UniProtKB/Trembl:F8L1B0;Gene name derived from UniProtKB/Trembl:F8L1B0;EC number derived from UniProtKB/Trembl:F8L1B0), translating to MQLKEIGNLVGTEQNIKNALNLDKFTTFLNLNSSILEYGCGDGHLLNSLITKGYSNLIGYDFSISMVERGRNLYPECDLRFLKEKGKIPLQNESIDAVILATVLCCIPDTQKQLQLLVEIFRILKPKGILYLTDFIISNDPRAKGCYEQGWQEYGEWGLYSIHSHHLIRHHSTKSILSLLNNFDIQWFEQSELQVANSFPMRVFHCIAQKN from the coding sequence ATGCAATTAAAGGAAATTGGGAACCTTGTAGGAACAGAGCAAAATATTAAAAACGCTCTGAATCTTGATAAGTTCACGACTTTCCTCAACCTAAACTCTTCTATTTTAGAATACGGATGCGGTGATGGGCATTTGCTTAACTCGCTAATTACAAAAGGCTATTCAAATTTAATTGGCTATGATTTTTCAATCAGCATGGTCGAAAGGGGCAGAAATCTCTACCCGGAGTGTGACCTGCGTTTCCTTAAAGAGAAGGGAAAAATTCCTTTGCAAAATGAATCAATAGATGCGGTTATTTTGGCTACTGTCTTATGCTGTATTCCAGACACCCAAAAGCAGCTGCAATTACTCGTTGAAATCTTTAGGATTCTTAAGCCAAAAGGCATTCTTTATCTTACTGATTTTATTATTAGTAATGATCCTCGGGCGAAAGGTTGTTATGAGCAAGGATGGCAAGAGTATGGTGAATGGGGGCTTTACTCCATACACAGCCATCATCTCATTCGCCATCACTCCACTAAGTCCATTTTATCCCTACTGAACAACTTTGATATCCAGTGGTTTGAACAAAGCGAATTACAAGTTGCAAATTCTTTTCCTATGCGGGTCTTTCATTGTATTGCTCAAAAAAATTAG
- a CDS encoding Maltooligosyl trehalose synthase (Product derived from UniProtKB/Swiss-Prot:Q44315;Gene name derived from UniProtKB/Swiss-Prot:Q44315;EC number derived from UniProtKB/Swiss-Prot:Q44315), giving the protein MYCSKKLVKNMKKKWPRATYRLQFNKNFTFKHALTLLDYFQKLGISHLYASPLLRAKEGSMHGYDFVDPSQINPDIGTKEELRLLAEKLQAHGMSLIADIVPNHMYIGQSSNKWWLDVLEKGRDSPFADYFDITWDSAKPSNHHKVLIPALDRPYGQALENQIIQILFQDGSFVISLYGYTLPTNSKSWKQILSPLLEQQPSHELRHLLHDLESLEVAVFKKKLTHLLLTNPSLNAALEQQLKILNGTKGDTQSFDALDAFLKAQFYRLAFWQVANEELNFRRFFDIVEYAGIRPEKMEVYKDIHQLIFECVEKGWITGLRIDHIDGLRDPKKYLSQLDASLKYSTYLITEKILTGKESIRSDWTIDGTVGYDTLNFINGVFVYQPNKEQIWSIYHQFTGTSTNVSDLYYTCKKHILETSLASELHRLACHLEKIASSQRSSQDYTFKILKQALGDIIACFPVYRSYIRATANEIDEEDRLGVKTAVQEAVKRQTGNQGVYHFIENLLLLSPNEDLPEEGFQERADFVMRFQQITGPVMAKGVEDTAFYRFYPLASLNEVGNELHQFGISTAEFHQINQRKSQLWPHAMSASTTHDTKRGEDVRARINFLSEMADEWGEKLAKWHGMNIGLKKQSHGALAPDNNEEYLLYQTLIGSWPIDEMDGEAFEHYKKRIKDYMTKALREAKIHTSWLAPCLDYEESVASFIDEILNPHHGFLEDFANFTKPLISLGLLNSLAQTLLKLTSPGIPDIYQGNEVWDFSLVDPDNRRPIDFFLRKKLLEEAQTIEKVLENPKTGMIKLFLIQKVLEFRKKHEALFNDGSYQPVSVIGPMKNHLVAFIRELGDEAIIVITGRFFSFYRNHFHEKSQEGVWEKTTLVLPEKFANVSFTDVLSEKAYTALELHKLFSKLPLALVEIKRLPSEA; this is encoded by the coding sequence TTGTATTGCTCAAAAAAATTAGTCAAGAACATGAAAAAAAAATGGCCACGAGCCACTTATCGACTGCAATTTAATAAAAACTTTACTTTCAAACATGCTCTCACCCTTCTTGATTATTTTCAAAAGCTGGGTATTAGCCATCTCTATGCCTCCCCTCTTTTAAGAGCAAAAGAGGGAAGCATGCATGGTTACGATTTTGTCGATCCTAGCCAAATCAATCCCGACATCGGCACAAAAGAAGAGCTCAGACTTCTTGCTGAAAAATTACAGGCACATGGAATGAGTTTGATAGCGGATATTGTGCCCAACCATATGTACATTGGGCAATCATCAAATAAATGGTGGCTAGACGTCTTAGAAAAAGGACGAGACTCCCCTTTTGCCGATTATTTCGATATTACATGGGATTCTGCCAAACCATCTAATCATCATAAAGTCTTGATTCCTGCTTTAGACCGACCTTATGGACAAGCGCTAGAAAACCAAATCATCCAGATTCTCTTTCAAGATGGCAGTTTTGTAATTTCTCTTTATGGCTACACACTGCCTACCAACTCCAAAAGCTGGAAACAGATCCTCTCTCCTCTATTGGAACAACAACCTTCTCATGAATTGCGTCATCTACTCCATGATCTAGAATCACTCGAAGTTGCTGTTTTTAAAAAAAAGCTCACCCACCTTTTATTAACCAACCCAAGTTTAAATGCTGCCCTTGAGCAACAGCTTAAAATTTTAAATGGTACAAAGGGGGATACACAAAGCTTTGATGCTTTAGACGCATTTCTTAAAGCGCAATTCTATCGTCTTGCTTTTTGGCAGGTGGCTAATGAGGAGCTTAATTTTAGACGGTTTTTCGATATCGTGGAATACGCAGGCATTCGCCCAGAAAAAATGGAAGTTTACAAGGACATCCATCAATTAATTTTTGAATGCGTTGAAAAAGGCTGGATCACAGGTTTGCGCATTGATCATATTGATGGCCTGAGGGATCCTAAAAAGTATCTTTCGCAGCTTGACGCTTCATTAAAATACTCTACTTATCTAATCACTGAGAAAATCCTCACAGGGAAAGAATCAATCCGCTCAGATTGGACCATAGATGGAACTGTTGGCTACGATACCCTAAATTTTATCAATGGGGTATTTGTGTATCAACCTAACAAGGAACAGATATGGTCGATCTATCATCAATTTACGGGGACCTCTACAAATGTTTCAGATCTTTACTACACCTGTAAAAAGCATATTTTGGAAACTTCGTTGGCAAGTGAACTCCATCGTTTAGCCTGCCATCTTGAGAAAATTGCTTCAAGCCAACGCTCTTCTCAAGACTATACTTTTAAAATACTTAAGCAAGCACTGGGCGATATCATTGCCTGCTTCCCTGTTTACCGCAGCTATATACGGGCGACTGCCAATGAAATTGATGAAGAAGACCGTCTTGGTGTGAAAACTGCTGTTCAAGAAGCCGTAAAACGGCAAACAGGCAATCAAGGCGTCTACCATTTTATCGAAAACCTCCTTTTATTATCACCTAATGAAGATTTACCAGAAGAGGGGTTTCAAGAAAGAGCAGACTTTGTGATGCGCTTTCAGCAAATCACAGGGCCCGTCATGGCAAAAGGGGTTGAGGATACAGCATTTTATCGCTTTTACCCTTTGGCCTCTCTGAATGAAGTCGGCAATGAACTTCATCAATTTGGAATCAGTACTGCAGAGTTTCATCAAATTAACCAAAGAAAGAGCCAACTTTGGCCGCATGCCATGTCAGCTTCTACGACTCACGACACAAAAAGAGGCGAGGATGTGCGTGCCAGGATAAACTTTTTGTCCGAAATGGCTGACGAATGGGGAGAAAAACTTGCAAAATGGCATGGGATGAACATTGGTCTCAAAAAACAGAGCCACGGAGCCTTGGCTCCAGATAACAATGAGGAATATCTTCTTTACCAAACGCTCATTGGTAGCTGGCCTATCGATGAAATGGATGGTGAAGCTTTTGAGCATTACAAGAAGAGAATTAAAGACTACATGACAAAAGCCCTTAGAGAAGCCAAAATTCACACCAGCTGGCTGGCTCCCTGCTTGGATTATGAGGAGAGTGTGGCTTCCTTCATCGACGAGATCTTGAATCCTCACCATGGCTTTTTAGAAGATTTCGCTAATTTTACGAAGCCTCTTATTTCTCTAGGCCTACTCAATTCTCTTGCCCAAACTCTCCTCAAACTCACCTCTCCTGGCATTCCCGATATTTATCAGGGAAATGAGGTTTGGGACTTTAGCTTAGTCGACCCTGATAACCGACGTCCTATTGACTTCTTTTTAAGAAAAAAATTGCTTGAAGAAGCTCAAACAATAGAAAAAGTTCTAGAAAACCCTAAAACAGGGATGATTAAACTTTTCCTCATTCAAAAAGTCTTAGAATTTAGAAAAAAACATGAAGCTCTGTTTAATGATGGCTCCTATCAACCCGTTTCAGTAATTGGTCCAATGAAAAATCACCTTGTGGCATTTATCCGTGAATTAGGCGATGAAGCAATTATTGTTATTACAGGACGTTTTTTTTCTTTTTATAGAAACCATTTTCATGAAAAGAGCCAAGAGGGCGTCTGGGAAAAGACAACCTTAGTTCTACCAGAAAAATTTGCTAACGTTTCTTTTACGGATGTTCTCTCAGAAAAGGCATACACTGCTCTAGAATTGCATAAGCTTTTTTCTAAGCTTCCTTTGGCCTTAGTAGAAATTAAGCGTTTACCTTCTGAAGCATAA
- a CDS encoding Isoamylase 1, chloroplastic (Product derived from UniProtKB/Swiss-Prot:O04196;Gene name derived from UniProtKB/Swiss-Prot:O04196;EC number derived from UniProtKB/Swiss-Prot:O04196) — MQKIKLFVGYGFSNKNDMENMEVSRGRAFPYGTLKENKGVNFAIYARDPQKLSLCIFDEHNLEQPIFETELNPEENKTGYIWHAHLTGLPDAFVYAYRVQLKDQEETHLLLDPYAKNVTSDEKWHDVVNDTSKYHPLAKIAADGFDWEGDKPLNLPMHDLIIYEMHVRGYTRDPSSRVQFPGTYKGMIEKIPHLLELGVNAVELMPIFEFNEREAIQSNPETQKRLHNFFGYSTVNFFSPMNRYASSVSGNSAVNEFKELVKVLHKNGIEVILDVVFNHTAEGNEKGPVLSFKGLDPKAYYMMNNEGAFLNFSGCGNTFNCNHPVTREFIVAALRYWVLEMHVDGFRFDLASIFNRAEDGTPLENAPLVEAISKDPILSTRKLIAEAWDAGGLYQVGHFYPGVPVWSEWNGKYRDTVRNFIKGTPGHKNAFAGALSASHDLYGNGRSPASSINFVTAHDGFSLADLVSYNEKHNLENGEDNNDGMNQNDSWNCGAEGATNNRKVNNLRKKQIRNYHLALMVSQGVPMILMGDEYAHSRNGNNNTWCQDNELNWFLWSDLQDRHNLFRFYKSLIHFRRNQPLLRRANFFGANDVKWHGLQPDQPDWDNDNHFVAFTLNQPDGSPELYIAFNAAHTYQNLTIPSLEEGKAWRWVVNTNNLSPEDFFEESNVKRVEDLHFRMSPYSSIMLQKVNA, encoded by the coding sequence TTGCAGAAAATAAAACTTTTTGTAGGATATGGATTTAGCAATAAAAACGATATGGAGAACATGGAAGTTAGCCGAGGTAGAGCCTTTCCCTATGGGACATTAAAAGAAAATAAAGGAGTCAACTTTGCCATCTATGCTCGAGATCCTCAAAAACTTTCCCTGTGTATTTTTGATGAACACAACCTCGAACAGCCAATCTTTGAAACGGAGCTAAATCCTGAAGAAAATAAGACGGGATACATTTGGCATGCGCATCTTACGGGATTGCCTGATGCTTTTGTTTATGCCTACCGTGTCCAACTTAAAGATCAAGAAGAGACACATCTTTTATTAGATCCTTATGCAAAAAATGTGACAAGCGATGAAAAGTGGCACGATGTGGTGAATGATACATCTAAGTACCACCCTCTTGCAAAAATTGCCGCGGATGGTTTTGATTGGGAAGGGGATAAGCCCCTTAATTTACCCATGCATGATTTAATTATTTATGAGATGCACGTGCGTGGCTATACGCGAGATCCCTCGAGTAGGGTGCAATTTCCAGGAACGTATAAGGGAATGATAGAAAAAATCCCTCATCTTCTTGAATTGGGAGTCAACGCTGTTGAATTGATGCCCATTTTTGAATTTAATGAGCGAGAAGCCATCCAAAGTAATCCCGAAACACAAAAAAGACTGCATAATTTTTTTGGCTATTCTACTGTGAATTTTTTCTCACCGATGAATCGTTATGCTAGCAGCGTGTCGGGCAATTCTGCAGTCAATGAGTTTAAAGAGCTTGTGAAGGTCCTGCATAAAAATGGCATCGAAGTGATTCTCGATGTGGTCTTCAATCATACCGCTGAAGGTAACGAAAAAGGGCCCGTTTTGTCATTTAAAGGGCTTGACCCAAAAGCTTATTACATGATGAATAACGAAGGTGCCTTTTTAAACTTTTCGGGCTGCGGGAATACGTTTAACTGCAACCATCCTGTGACTCGGGAATTCATTGTTGCAGCGTTAAGGTACTGGGTATTAGAGATGCATGTTGATGGTTTTCGTTTTGACCTCGCTTCTATTTTTAACCGCGCTGAAGATGGGACGCCGCTTGAAAATGCCCCTTTAGTCGAAGCCATTTCAAAAGATCCTATTTTATCAACAAGAAAGTTAATTGCTGAAGCTTGGGATGCGGGGGGACTTTATCAGGTAGGTCATTTTTATCCAGGAGTGCCTGTTTGGTCAGAATGGAATGGTAAGTATAGGGATACGGTGCGTAATTTTATTAAAGGGACGCCAGGACATAAAAATGCCTTTGCAGGTGCCTTGAGTGCTTCTCATGATTTATACGGAAATGGCCGCTCACCGGCTAGCAGTATAAATTTTGTGACGGCTCATGATGGCTTCAGTTTAGCAGATTTAGTGAGCTACAACGAAAAACACAATTTAGAAAATGGAGAAGATAATAATGACGGGATGAACCAAAATGATAGCTGGAATTGCGGCGCCGAAGGTGCCACCAATAACCGAAAAGTCAATAACCTACGCAAAAAACAGATTAGAAACTATCATTTGGCTCTAATGGTTTCTCAAGGTGTTCCTATGATTCTCATGGGAGATGAATATGCGCATTCTCGCAATGGCAATAACAATACTTGGTGCCAAGATAACGAGCTGAATTGGTTTCTTTGGTCAGATTTGCAAGATCGCCATAACTTATTCCGTTTTTACAAATCCTTAATTCATTTTAGAAGAAATCAACCCTTACTCCGTCGCGCAAATTTCTTTGGAGCAAACGATGTTAAATGGCATGGTCTGCAACCAGATCAACCTGACTGGGATAATGATAATCACTTTGTCGCCTTTACTTTAAATCAACCTGATGGCTCACCAGAACTCTACATTGCCTTTAATGCTGCACACACCTACCAAAATCTGACCATCCCATCACTTGAGGAAGGAAAGGCTTGGCGGTGGGTCGTCAATACAAATAATCTTTCACCTGAAGATTTTTTTGAGGAAAGTAATGTAAAAAGGGTGGAAGACCTTCACTTCAGAATGTCTCCTTATAGCAGTATTATGCTTCAGAAGGTAAACGCTTAA